The Streptomyces capitiformicae genome contains the following window.
TGTACTTCGACTCCAGGTACTCCAACCACCGTTCAAAGAACCCGTCCGTGCTCAGCGCCTGGTCGATCCGCCGCGCGTCATCCGGCTTCGGAAGCCGCCTGCCCGCCTCGTAATGGCTGAAAGGGGCGCCAGCCGGACGGTGGCTCGCTCAACCGATATGCAATCGCAGGGCACCACCGAGGCGCCCGCTATGAAGATCGGTGTCAAGGGGAAGATTCCCAAGAGTTGGCCGTCCGGAGTCCGTTACACCCGGGGCGGCAACATGCCTGGAACGAAGACTTTTGCCGAGCTCAAGGTGCTGCGCACGTACAACGAAACCGTCCATGCCAAGCCTGGCCAGGGGAGCCAGGGCGCCACAGATCTGATCGCCTCGATCTACCAGCCCTCCGTCACCATCACACCGCCACCCAACGTCACGCTCACCGGTGCTCTCAAGGGCGACCTGTTCTTCCTGCCGCCGCGCTGGGACGCCGCGAAGTACCTGGCGAACTCCAACGGCGGCGGCAACCCCGACAAGCGAGGCGCGGCCTCATTCGCCTACATCGGAACGCTGATCTACAGCACGAAGGCCGGCGCCGAGGAGCGCGCAGTGGCGCAGCACATCAAGACGGCCTTCACGAACCCCGAGGACACGAAGCCGTACATGTCGGCGAAGAAGGTGCCCGGCCAGACGGCTAAGGCACCGCTGCACCGGACGGTCAACAAGACTCGCCGGGACGACAACCGAAAGGCGGCGGTCAAGCAGTGCAGGCGATACTGGGGCGCCAACTACACGCAGGGCGGCGCTCGGGAGTGAAGCTTCCCCTTGATCGTGGACACCTGGAGACTGGGATCTAGAGGTTCCAGAGGAAGTAGCACCAGGTGGGAAGCCCCAGCCGCACCCGCCACACAACCCACCCCGTCCGAGCTCATACGCGCACAACCCGAGCTCACCCGCGCCCGCTCCTCTTCCCACCCCCCGGCGCCGCATCCCCCGCCTCCACCCCCGTCACCCGATAGCCGGCCACCGTCTTGCCCGCAGGCCGGCCACCCTGCCTCGACAGCCAATCCACACGCACCCAGAACAACTGCCCCTCGGCACGCTCCAGGCGCCCGAGGCGCCCCGCGCGGAGCCATAGGCCCGTGCCGGTGCCGGCCAGGAGCATGCCGCCCGCCGCGGGGATCGCGAAGGAGGAGCCCAGCGCCGGCCAACGTGAAACTCGCCCGAGAAACCGCGCAAGAGCTCCGACGGCTCACTCCACGAACAACCCTCTCGCCGCCGCCTTCGCGTCGAACTCCTCCAAGCGCGCCTGCGCCTGAGGCAGGTCGTCGCACATCGCCTCCAGCAGCACCCGCCCGAGCAGCATCGGCGCACACGCGGTGTCGAAGGCGAGCCCGGTGCCGACGGCTGCGGGAAGGAGCAGGTCGGAGACCTTGGCGACGGGTGCGAAGGCGGAGTCTGCGACCGTGACGACGGTCAGCCCGGCCTCCTTGGCGTATGCGAGGGCGTCCACGACCTCGCGTGGATGCCGGGGCAGCGCGAAGCACAGCAGCGCGGTCGCCCCGGCCCGTACGGCCGCGTCGATACGGTCGTGGAGCATGCTCCCGCCCTCGTGCAGCGGCCGTACGTCCGGATGGACCTTCGCGGCGAAGTACGAGAAGCCGTACGCCTGGGAGGCGGCAGCGCGCAGCCCGAGCACCGGCAGCGGCCGGGACGCGGCGAGCAGTCGCCCCGCCCTCGCCACCGGGGCCGGGTCGGCGAGCACCTCGGCCAGATGGCGCAGGTTGTCGATCTCGGCCTCGACGGCCTGCTGGTACTCGTTGTACGAGGCGGTGGACGTCACCGGTTCGGTCGGCGCGACCTCCCGCAGATGCCGGCGCAGCGCCGGGTAGCCGTCGAAGCCGAGCGCCACCGCGAACCGTGTCACGGACGGCTGGCTGACCCCGGCCAGCTCCGCCAGCTCCACGCTCGACAGGAACGGCACGTCCGCGGCCCGCCGCACCATGCTGTGCGCGATACGCCGCTGAGTGGGCGTCAGCCGGTGCCCCTCGAAGAGAGCCTGAAGCCGCGCGGCGGGACTGTCCGTCACCCCCACACTCCTGTCCGCGCTCCTGTCCGCGCCCCTGTCCGCGCTCCTGTCCGCGCTCACGACGCGCCCTCCCTCTGCCTGTCCGACGGAACGCCATGAATGTCCGCCCAGATCTCGGTGAACCGATCGAGCAACGCCGCCGCCGCGCTCACGTCCCCCGTCAGCGGCCGGTCGGCCGGGTCCGCGTCGAGCACGGCCTCCGCCAGCTCCAGCGCCCGCCCGACGGGCAGCTCCGGGTCCGCCTTGAGGTCACGCTGGCGCAGCGCCCGTACGGCGGCGACGAGTTCGCAGCCGACGACGAGACGGTACGCGCCGCACGCCCGCAGTGTCTGACGTGCGGCGAGCGAGGCGAAGCTGGCCTGTTCCTCGACGCCCCGGGAGAGTACAGCGTGGCCGAGCGACGCGGGCGCGGAGAAGGCGCGCAGGTCACCGAGGGCGGCTCCGGCGGCGTACTCCAGGATCATCACCCCCGACGAGGCGGGCTCGTGGTCGGCGAGGAAGGGCCGCAGCCGTGTGTACGCGGGCTCGTTGAGCGACGACAGCCGGGACGTCGACAGGCGTGCCACCTGGGTAACCGCCAGTCTGAAGTGGTCGAGGGCGAGGGCGAGCTGGGCCTGGTAGAAGCCGCCGTGATGGTACGCGGCCATGTCCTCGGGGCAGATCAGCGGGTTCTCCGCGGCCGCGTTGAGCTCCACCTCCAGCACCCGCTCCAACGCGTCCGCCGCGTCCAGCGCCGGCCCGTGGATCTGGGGCAGGCAGCGGAAGCCGTACGGGTCCTGGATCCGCCCGAGCGGCGGAGTGGGGCGCTCGTCCGCGCCGATCAACGCCCGCATGCGCCGGGCCACTTCGCGCGACCCCCGATGGGCGCGAGCGACGTGTACGGGCGCCGCGTACGCCTCGTGCGAGCCGTCCACGGCGATCAGGGAGAGCGCGGCGACGACCTGGGTGGCGGCGATCAGCCCTCGCAACTCGTGCAGGGCGAGCGCGGCCTGGCCGAGGGTGAGGGCGTTGCTGCTGATCAGCGCGAGGGCGTCGTTGTTGTCCAGCGGCTGGGGCGCGGGGGCGCCGGAGCCGACCCACGGATGTTCGCCGGCCAGCGCGAGCCCCATCTGGGCGAGCGCCGCGATGTCACCCGTGCCGACCGAGCCGAACTCGTTCACCACGGGGTGCGCCCCGCTCTCCAGCGCCTCGCACAGCGCGGTGACGACGGTCGGGCGGAGCCCGGCGCCACCGGCGAGCACCTGGTTGGCGCGTACGGCGAGCATCGCCCGTACCTGTCGGGCGGGCAGTTCCTCCCCGATGGCGCCCGCGTGGCTGCGCAGCAGGCGCAGGCCGTGCTCGGCGGCGGCCTCGGTGGGCACGTCCTCGGTGCGGTTGGCGCCGACACCGGTGGAGCGGCCGTAGACGCGTCCGGTGGCCGCGATGCGGCGGGCGGCGTCCCAGGCCTCCTCGACCCGCCGCATCGCCTCGCTGCCGGGGACGGGCCGGGCGTGCCCGTCGGCGAGCCGTACGACGTCGGCGACGCCGAGCGCGTGCCCGTCGAGGACGACGAGACCGGGCGCGGCGGCGACGGCGGCCGGCGCGCCCACCATCCGAGAGGACCTCACCCGCGGCCTCCTTGCCCCTCACGCAGACACAACATATTCAGACACCGAGAACTCTGCATGAGGTCATACAGGCCGGGCAAGGAGAGCCGGGCGGAAACAGGGGGAATGGAGGGAGAGCCGGGCGGAAACAGGGGGGCTAGCCCCCGTGCCAAGCCACCCCCGGCTCCCTACCGTGAAGAGCATGACCGGAATGGATGCCCGTGACGCGCAGCTCAAGGACGCCGACCTCAAGGACGCCGAGCTGAAGAAGGAACTCGCCGCCACCCTGCACGCCCGCAGAGAGCTGGGTGAGGACTACGAGTCGGCGCTCGTCGAGTCGTTCCTGGAGAAGGTCGACCAGCGCATCGACGGCGCGGTGGACCGCCGGGTACGGCGTCAGGTCGCGGAGCAGCAGATGGTGGTGGCCCGCGGCGCCCGTTCCCCCAAGTCCACCGACTCCTTCGGCGAACGGTACGGCTTCGGGATCGTCTCCCTGGTCGTCGCGCTCCCCCTCACCGGCATCGGCGGCGGCGGCGCCGGCCTCCCCGGCCTGATCGTCACCTGGATGGGCATCGTGGGCGTGAACGTGGCGTGGGCACTGCGAACGTCGCCGCGCGTGGGCAAGCGGGGCCGCAAGAGCGCTGACTCGGAGTGGGAGGAGTAGCCCCGGAGCAGTCCCGGAGCAGTCCCGGAACAGTCACGAAGGGGTCCCCGG
Protein-coding sequences here:
- a CDS encoding aromatic amino acid ammonia-lyase; translation: MVGAPAAVAAAPGLVVLDGHALGVADVVRLADGHARPVPGSEAMRRVEEAWDAARRIAATGRVYGRSTGVGANRTEDVPTEAAAEHGLRLLRSHAGAIGEELPARQVRAMLAVRANQVLAGGAGLRPTVVTALCEALESGAHPVVNEFGSVGTGDIAALAQMGLALAGEHPWVGSGAPAPQPLDNNDALALISSNALTLGQAALALHELRGLIAATQVVAALSLIAVDGSHEAYAAPVHVARAHRGSREVARRMRALIGADERPTPPLGRIQDPYGFRCLPQIHGPALDAADALERVLEVELNAAAENPLICPEDMAAYHHGGFYQAQLALALDHFRLAVTQVARLSTSRLSSLNEPAYTRLRPFLADHEPASSGVMILEYAAGAALGDLRAFSAPASLGHAVLSRGVEEQASFASLAARQTLRACGAYRLVVGCELVAAVRALRQRDLKADPELPVGRALELAEAVLDADPADRPLTGDVSAAAALLDRFTEIWADIHGVPSDRQREGAS
- a CDS encoding MurR/RpiR family transcriptional regulator encodes the protein MGVTDSPAARLQALFEGHRLTPTQRRIAHSMVRRAADVPFLSSVELAELAGVSQPSVTRFAVALGFDGYPALRRHLREVAPTEPVTSTASYNEYQQAVEAEIDNLRHLAEVLADPAPVARAGRLLAASRPLPVLGLRAAASQAYGFSYFAAKVHPDVRPLHEGGSMLHDRIDAAVRAGATALLCFALPRHPREVVDALAYAKEAGLTVVTVADSAFAPVAKVSDLLLPAAVGTGLAFDTACAPMLLGRVLLEAMCDDLPQAQARLEEFDAKAAARGLFVE